One window of the Amia ocellicauda isolate fAmiCal2 chromosome 18, fAmiCal2.hap1, whole genome shotgun sequence genome contains the following:
- the LOC136713956 gene encoding alpha-1,3-galactosyltransferase 2, which translates to MMYQHIKTGLYKMRWETLCLLCMVMLLCLAFYPHLPNRAADPSCNEAPPLFKTRSFEWMKPRSILPHGTKLLQEKHITPSKDSRCILPSGTNLRPEEHIDYLLDLCSRKDVQTSTSWGAPIIWDGMFDPELYDAFYTEQNVTVALTVFAVGKYLDAYLKDFLTSAEKHFMPGLRVVYYVFTDSPERVPEIQLGPQRSIVIMKVEKHKRWQDISMMRMLTISNVIESHIRHQAQYVFCLDVDQMFLSRWGSEALGDFVAQLHAAFYNKPEDSFTYDRNPKSMAYMYKGDHYYHAAIFGGTWENVQRLAESCYLGIMTDKRNEVEALWHDESHLNKYFWIVKPTKVLSPEYCWSTIFEGGSKLHFARLLWAKKHYNDLRQ; encoded by the exons ATGATGTATCAACACATCAAGACAGGTCTCTACAAAATGAG GTGGGAGACCTTATGCCTTCTCTGCATGGTCATGCTGCTCTGTTTAGCATTCTATCCCCACTTGCCCAACAG agctgcagacccAAGTTGCAATGAAGCCCCACCTTTGTTCAAGACCAG ATCTTTCGAATGGATGAAACCAAGAAGCATTTTACCTCATGGTACCAAATTATTGCAGGAAAAGCATATTACTCCCTCTAAAGATAGCAG GTGCATATTACCTTCTGGCACCAACTTAAGACCTGAAGAACATATTGATTACTTGCTAGATCTCTG CTCCAGGAAAGACGTGCAGACCAGCACTTCCTGGGGAGCGCCGATCATCTGGGATGGCATGTTTGATCCTGAACTCTACGatgcgttctacacagaacagaatgtcactgtagctcTGACAGTGTTTGCTGTTGGCAA ataCCTGGATGCCTACCTCAAGGATTTCCTCACCTCTGCAGAGAAACATTTCATGCCGGGCTTGCGAGTGGTCTACTACGTCTTCACTGACAGCCCTGAGAGGGTCCCCGAGATCCAGCTGGGGCCACAAAGGAGCATCGTTATCATGAAGGTGGAGAAGCACAAACGCTGGCAGGACATCTCCATGATGAGAATGCTGACCATCAGCAATGTCATAGAGTCCCACATCCGTCACCAGGCCCAGTACGTCTTCTGCCTGGACGTGGACCAGATGTTTCTGAGTCGATGGGGTTCGGAGGCTCTGGGAGACTTTGTGGCCCAGTTGCATGCTGCCTTCTACAACAAACCAGAAGACAGTTTCACCTATGACAGGAATCCCAAGTCTATGGCCTACATGTATAAGGGTGACCACTACTACCATGCAGCGATCTTTGGAGGCACGTGGGAGAACGTGCAGCGCCTGGCTGAGAGCTGCTACCTGGGCATTATGACGGACAAGCGGAACGAGGTGGAGGCCCTGTGGCATGATGAGAGCCACCTGAACAAGTACTTCTGGATTGTGAAGCCAACCAAAGTGCTGTCCCCTGAGTACTGCTGGTCAACTATTTTTGAGGGTGGCAGCAAACTGCATTTTGCCAGACTCCTCTGGGCTAAAAAGCACTACAATGATCTTAGGCAGTAG